A part of Saccopteryx bilineata isolate mSacBil1 chromosome 12, mSacBil1_pri_phased_curated, whole genome shotgun sequence genomic DNA contains:
- the LOC136316364 gene encoding E3 ubiquitin-protein ligase RNF213-like, whose amino-acid sequence MNKCIEESQTLSPDMRGFATSLVANTLPLLRTDPGDGGPEGTVTEMAVHAAAVLLYGQNRVLQPLKNLAFSPATMVTASLPTMPEDLQAQATNWQGLEHVRCVSQWSPVLCRRADGPLPRPELRSTEITQGQTASLAMSSRHQKRFFWEEDVTWIFYGLSEI is encoded by the exons ATGAACAAGTGCATTGAAGAAAGCCAGACCCTTTCCCCCGACATGAGAGGTTTTGCCACATCTCTTGTGGCCAACACACTGCCACTGCTGAGGACGGATCCCGGTGACGGTGGCCCTGAGGGCACAGTGACAGAAATGGCCGTTCATGCTGCAGCTGTCCTCCTCTATGGACAAAACAGAGTCCTTCAACCCCTGAAGAACTTGGCCTTCTCCCCGGCCACCATGGTA ACAGCATCTCTCCCAACGATGCCTGAGGACTTGCAGGCTCAAGCCACAAACTGGCAGGGTCTAGAACACGTCCGCTG TGTGTCCCAATGGTCACCAGTGCTGTGTAGGAGAG CAGATGGTCCCCTACCTCGGCCTGAATTGAGAAGCACAGAAATCACACAGGGGCAGACGGCCTCCTTGGCAATGTCTTCCAGGCAC CAGAAGAGATTCTTCTGGGAAGAAGATGTGACTTGGATCTTCTACGGATTATCAGAAATATGa